The region CAAGGGCCGGATCTTCTACACCGGCTCGAATGCCGGATACGGCCCGGACGACAAGGGACGCACCCCCGGCATCTGGGATCTGAAGAGCAATCGGTTCGACGTGGTGCCGGGCATCAGCGACCCGGACGCCCTGGAGACCTCGATGTCCGTGCTGCTGCCGCCCGCACAGGACCAGCGGTACATGGTGCTGGGCGGGGGCGGGGTCGGCGAGGACACCAAGTCCACGGCCAAGACCCGGATCGTCGATCTGCGTGCCGATAAGCCGCGCTTCAAAAACGGCCCGGAGCTGTATGCGAAGGTGCGCTATCCGAGCAGTGTGATCCTGCCCGATGACACCATCCTGACCACCAACGGCTCGGGCGACTACCGGGGCCGCGGCGACACCAATGTGCTCAAGGCCGAGCTCTACACCCCGAAGACCAACACCGCGCATTCGGTGGCCGATCCGCTGGTGGGCCGCAACTACCACTCGGGGGCGCTGCTCCTGCCGGACGGCCGGGTCATGACCTTCGGCTCGGACTCGCTCTTCGGCGACAAGGCCAACACCAAGCCGGGTGAGTTCCAGCAGCAGATCGACCTCTACACCCCGCCGTATCTCTTCCGCGACTCCCGTCCGAAGCTCACCGACACCGCGCCCAGGACGGTCAAGCCGGGCGCGAAGACCACCTACCGGACCGCGCACGCATCGGCGATCACCAAGATGCGGCTGATCCGGCCCGGGTCCTTCACCCATGTGACCAATGTCGAGCAGCGGTCGATCGCGCTCGACTTCACGCGGACGAAGGACGGGGTGACGGTGACGCTGCCGAAGGACGCGTCAGTGATGCCGCCGGGGTGGTACATGCTCAACGCGGTGGACGACCAGGGCACACCGTCGAAGGCGGTGTGGGTGAAGGTGCCGGCGCCCAAGAAGAAGTAACAGCCGCCGGCTGTCCTCACCGTCTGACCGACCTAGCTGTCCTTACGGTTGGCGTTACGGGCGAGATCGAGCGCGTACCGGGGCCACCACCGACCTGCGGTGGGACCGCCCTTGCAGGTGCCGTCCGACTCGCCCGGACGCTTGATCCACAGATAGGCGTCGACCAGCTTGTCCCCGGTGTCGGTGGTCGGCCGCTCGCCCAGCGCCCGGCCCCTCGGATTGCACCACGCCTGCGGGTCGTCCTTACCGGGGGCCGGGCCATTGCCGTTACGGCTGGTGTCGATCACGAAGGGCTTGCCGCCGGTCAGCACGGACAGCCTCTTGCCGTACGCCCTGTTCTCCTGGGTCGTCTGGTAGTTGGAGGTGTTCAGCGCGAAGCCGTCGGCCTTACGGATACCGGCCCGCTTGAGCGGCTCGACCATCCGCCGCGGGTCCTTGATCCAGTGGGGGTTTCCGGCGTCCAGATAGACCTTGGTGCGCGGCAGCCCCTTGAGCTTGTCCACAGCGCCGGTCAGTAAGTCGTACCGCTCCTCGTGGAACTGCTTGGGTGTACAGCCGTCCACAACGTGCGGCAGCGCGTCGGGCTCAAGGATGACCGTCGCCCGCCGGTCGCCGATCCCCCGGACCGTCTTGTCCAGCCAGATGCGATAGGCGTTGCCGTCGGCGGCGCCGCCCTTGGAATACTGCCCGCAGTCGCGGTGCGGGATGTTGTAGAAGACCAGCAGCGCGTCCCGGTTCACCTGATCCGCGGCCGCGCTGAACCCCCGCGCCTGCCCCTCCGGATCGTCCACCCCGAGCCACTCCGCGACGGGCTGCTCCGCGATCTTCTGTAGCAGCCTGGCCTCCCCGCCCGCCCCCTTCTTCCGATACGCCGCCACCTGCCGCGCCGCGCTGCCATCCGGATTCACCCAGTAGGGAATCGTGGACTTGGGCCGCTGCTTCGCCTGCCCGGCGAGGGAGGCATGATCGCTGTCCCCCTTCGAGGCCCCAAAGCACCCGGAGAGCACCACACACGACAGCAGCGCCCCGGCGGCGGAGAGAGAGCGGGTACGGGTACGGGCAACGTGACGCGAGCGGCCCGTGTAACTGCCGTACATCCACTCCCCCTTGGGTGCACGCTCCGGGGAACAGGCGGTGATCCCCCGGCGGGACAAGACCGGTCGAATCAATCCTTACACACCGCCCCGAACCACCGGGGGCTCATCCACAACCCACCCGGTTTTTCGCCCGTACGCCATGACGCGATGCGCTCCGCGGCAGGGGGGCGGGGTCCGGGCGGGGCAGGGGCGGAGCCCGGCGCGGGGGTGCCGGGCTCCGCCCCGGGCAGGGTCCGGGGCCCAACCCCGAGCGGGGGGTGCGGGGCACAGCCCCAAGCAGGAGTACGGGGCACAGCCCCAACCAGGGCCCGGGGCCCAACCCCGAGCAGGCGTGCGGGGCACCGCCCCGAACGGGATCCGGGAAGCAATCCCGAGCCGGGATGCAGGAGGCGGAGCCCCAAGCAGGGTCCGGGGGAGCCCCAAGCAGGGTCCGGGGGAGAGCCCCCAAGCAGGGGCCGGGGCACAGGGCGGGGACGCAGCCCCGAGCGGGGGGCGGGGGCGCAGCCCAGCGGGGTCCGGGGCGGAGCCCCGAGTGGGGGCCGGGGCGCAGCCCCCTGGTTTCGGGGAGGGGCGGGGTGGGGGCTTTGCCTGCCGCAGGCGACCACCGCAACCGCACCGCCTAGTGCGCATTGCGGCTCCCGGCCGACACACTGTGGGCGGAGCCCGTCGTGCCGGTCAGGTAGGCCGAGACGACGACGTTCGCCGTATACGTCCGCGTCGCGCGGTTGAACTTCCCTCCGCAGGTGATCAGCCGCAGCTCCGCACGGTCATGGGACCGCGACCCGTACACCCGTCGCGCGTCGAAGTGCTTCTCCGGCACCACCTCGACGTCCTCGACCGTGAACTCCGCCGTCGTACCGTCCGATCGCGCGACCCGTACCCGCTCCCCCCGCTTGAGGTCGCTCAGCCCGTGGAAGACCGCCGGTTTGCTCTTCGTGTCCAGGTGACCGACCAGCAGCGCGGCGCCCGGGGAGCCGGGCTCGGGGCCGGCGCGGTACCAGCCGACCGTGCCGGGGCGGCTGACGGACGGGGGCTTCACGGCTCCGTCGCGGTCGAGGCCGCTGGCGACGATGGGGGCGCGGACCCCCGCCGCCTCGATCACGACCCGCTTCGGCCTGGCGGACGCCAGCGGCGCGTGCGCCGGGGGCAGTGGATGGGCGGGCGGGCGGCCGACCGCGGCCACGTCCCCGGTCATCGGCGCCGGACCGCCCGTTCCCTCCGTGGTGTCCCGGCCCCACATCCACAAGCCGAGCAGCAGCGCCACCCAGGCCACCCCCGTGGCCAGCCGTCCGAGGCCGGAGAAGCGATTTCCGTCCACGTTCCCATCCATCTCGGTATCCATGTCCATGGCGATCAGCCCGCCGTACGGGAGGGATGACGGCGGCGGTGGACCGCGAGGCCGCCGACGGCCAGGGCCGTACCGCCCGAGAGCACCAGGCCGTACGCCTCCGCACCGCCGATGTCATCGCGTGCCCGGGTCTCATCGGGCGCGGTGCCGCCTCCGCCCGCGCGGACGGGGGCGACGGGCGAGGGCGGGCGTTCCACGGCGAGGGAGACCCCGCCCATGGCGCCCATGCCGCCCTTACCGTCGTCACGGCCCTCAGGGTCCTCGCGTACGAGGCCGTCCGCGCAGTCCACGGTGACCCGGTGCGCCCCCTTGGTCGCCGTCGAGCGGATCGTCGCCTCGCTGAAGAGCGCGTCCCCCTCGGGCGTCAGCTCCGCGTCGTCCACGAATACCGGTGACGAGGCCGTGGCCTCCCGGTCAGGGCAGCCGAAGGCCCAGACCTCGACCTCGGCCCCGGGGGCAAGGGCGTGCGGACTGATCCGGATCGTGGTGGTGGCGGAGTGGCGCTGGTCGGCGAGGGCCGGAGCAGCGGCCGTCATCGCCGCGACGGCGGCGCATGCTGCGGTACAGAGAGTGAGTGCGACGATGCGCATGGTGAGAACCTCCCGATACCAAGAGGCTCACGCGCCCGGCAGGGGCCCGCATCCGCTGCGGGCGCCTACTGCGCCATCCGGGGCACAGGGGGCACCGGAGGGTCGGGCAGGGGGCACCGGCGGGTCGGGCAGGGGTCACCGGCCGGTCGGGCAGGGGCGGCCCTCGGCGGGTCAGGCGATGCGTTCCACGAGGTCAGCGATGGAGTCGACGACCGTGGACGGGCGGTACGGGTACCGGTCCACCTCTGCTGCCTTGGTCACCCCGGTGAGCACCAGGAAGGTCTCCATACCGGCCTCGAGCCCGGCCCGGACATCCGTGTCCATCCGGTCGCCGATCATCGCGCTGGTCTCGGAGTGGGCACCGATCGCGTTCAGCCCGGAGCGCATCATCAGCGGATTGGGCTTGCCGACGAAGTACGGCTTCTGGCCGGTGGCCTTGGTGATCAGCGCGGCCACGGAACCGGTGGCGGGCAGCGCACCCTCCGCGGAGGGCCCGATCTCATCGGGGTTCGTGGCGATGAACCGCGCACCGTCGTTGATCAGCCGGATGGCCTTGGTGAGCGCCTCGAAGCTGTACGTACGGGTCTCGCCGAGCACCACGTAGTCCGGCTCGACATCCGTAAGGACGTAGCCGATGTCGTGCAGCGCGGTGGTCAGCCCCGCCTCCCCGATCACATACGCGGTGCCGCCGGGGCGCTGCTCGTCCAGGAACTGGGCGCTGGCCAGCGCCGACGTCCAGATGTTGGCCACCGGGACGTCCAGCCCGATCCGGGACAGCCGGGCGTGGAGGTCGCGCGGGGTGTAGATGGAGTTGTTGGTGAGCACCAGGAAGGGCGTGCCTGACTCGCGCAGCCGCTTGACGAAGGCATCGGCACCTGGCACCGGTATGCCCTCGTGCATCAGGACACCGTCCATGTCGGTGAGCCATGACTCGATCGGCTTGCGCTCTGCCACTGGTTGCTCTCCACTCGGAATCGACCTTTGGCGACGACCTCAGCCTAACCGGGGAAAGTCCTGGGGAGTCCGCCCCGTGTCCGGGAGCACAATGCGTTCGCCGTCCGTTCGCGCCCCGTCCCAGCGCGACAGATCCGCACAGGTGTCTGATCCTGAGGGAGGGGCGGATTCCGCCCCTCCCTGGAACGAGCCGGACCGTAAGGAGGCCGCGATGGGCATGATGGACAAGCTCAAGGGCGCGATCAGCAAGAACCCCGACAAAGCTCGGAAGGGCACTCGCAAGGGGGCCGAGGCCGCTGACAAGAAGACGGGCGGCAAGTACTCGGAGCAGATCCAGTCCGGCTCGGACAAGGTCGACGACGAGCTGCGCCGCCGGGGCGAGGGGCCCCGGGGCCAGTAGCTCGAAATCGGGAACATCGGGGCTTCAGGTCCCCGAGCGCCGGGACTTCACCACGAGGACGGTGCCACAGGCCACGAGCGCGGCGCTGATGACGCCGAGCCCCGCGAGCAGGGCGGTGTGACGGCCCGTCGCGGCGAGTTCGGGCATCCGCTCGCGCTCGTGGCCGCCGTCCTGCTGCTCGTGACGTCCGTCGGCGCCGGTGCCGGTGCTGGGGTCGGCTTGGGACTCCCGTCCGGGGTCGGTCTCGGCTCCGGGGTCGGTGCCCGGGTCCGTTTCAGCGCCGGGGTCCGTCTCGGTGCCCAGGTCGGATTCGGCGCCGGGGTCGTCGGTCTCCGTGCCTAGCCCGGTGTCGGTGCCCAGGTCGGTGCCCGTACCGAGGTCGCTGTCCGCGTCGAGGCCCTCGTCGAGGTCGGTGCCGGTACCGGCGTCGGTGTCGGCGTCCGCGTCCGCGTCCGCGTCCGTCCCGGTGTCCGTACCCGCCTCGGGGTCGGCGCCCGTATCGGTGTCGGTACCTGTCTCGGCCTCCGCGCTCGCGTCCGCGCCGAGGTCCGCGTCCGTGTCGGTGTCGGCATCAGCACCCGGCTCGGTATCGGTACCCGTACCCGTATCCGTATCGGCATCCGCTCCGGTCCCCGTGTCCGTTTCGGCACTGGGATCGGTGTCGACGTCGGCCTCCGCGCCGATGTCGGCGTCGGCATCCGCCTCCGCGTCGGCATCAGCGTCGCTTTCGGCACGGGGCGGCACCGCGGCCGGATGGCTCTCCTTATGGCTCGCGCCGGAGCTCGGCGTGCGGCTCGGCGCGGCGGGGGCGGAGGGCCGGGTCTTCTCGGGCGTTCGCGTCGGAGCGGCCGTGGGGCTCTTGGAGCGGGTGGTCGGCTGCGGCGCGGGCTTCGTCTCGGTGGCTCCGTCGGTGTCGGCTCCGGAGCCGACACCGGCGTCCGTCTCCCTGTCCCTGACGGCGCCCGTAGCCGCCCTCGTCCGCGTTCCGGTACCCGTCCGGGCCTCCGCGCCCGTCCCGGCCTCCGTACCGGCACCCGTACCCGTGCCCGTGCCCAAACCCGCGCCCGTCGCCGCCGGGCCGATGCGGAATGCGTAGTCGTTCGACTGTCCCACCCAGTCGCCGTCGTCCGCGCGCCGCTGTACGGCGATGGCGTTGGCCGTCACCGGCCCCTCGGGCGCGTCCTCGGTGAAACGCGTGCGCACCTGCACGTCGACGGTCTTGTGCGCGGGCACGGTGAAACCCTTGAAATGGCTGTTGTCGAAGACCCCGATGTTCTCGTCCTCGTCCGTCGTCTGGAAGGAGACGGCCCGCCAGGTGGCGCCGCCCTCCGCGGACGGGTCCAGGAACTCGAAACCAATATGCCGGGGCCGCAGTTCACGGGCCTGGTCGATCAGGACGGCGATGGGGTGGATGGCACGGCAGCCGGTATCCGTGGCGTTGCGCAGTTCGAGGTGCCAGCCGCGCCAGCCGCCGCCCCGGGCGTACTGATCCGGCCCATCGCGCAGCTGGGCTTCGATCGGGAAGTCGGAGGCGTTCCGGCCCCCGCAGGCGGCGGACTCGGCCTCGGCGGCGTACACCGGGATTCCATAGAGGGCGGGGGCGAACGCGAGCGCGGCCGCCGGAAGGACAGCTCGTAGGGACAGTGCGGTGGGCAAGCGCATGAGTGACCTCTGCTGTGCGGGGTTTCCCCGAGCACTGCGCTACATTCCGCGTCCGCACGCCGACACACCGCACCGGGCCCGGATTGCCCCCGACTGGCGGTCAGGATCCCCCTCGATCAGCCCAATGCGAACAGCGGTGCGAGTACGAGCCGGGCGGCGCCCTCGACCACGGCCCGCCCGCCCCGCTGCACGACATCCACGGGCACGGGGAGGCGGCTGGCGCGGGCGGAGTCCTCGGCGATCATCGTGGCCACACCGCGAACGTAGGGCTCCGGGTCGGCCAGCACCACCCGGCCGCCCAGCAGCACCCGGTCGATGTCGAGGAGCCGTACGAGGTTGGCCGCGCCGACGCCGAGCAGCCGCGCCGCGTCCGTATGGTCGTCGCGTGCGACGGCGGCGAGGCACAGCGCCTCCAGGCAGCCGCGATTGCCGCATTCGCAGGGCGGCCCGTCGAGCTGGATCACCTGATGCCCGAACTCGCCCGCGTCGGTCCGCGCCCCCCGGTACACGTCCCCGCCGAGCATCAGACCGGCGCCGAGGCCCGTGCCCAGATGGAGATACGCGGCCGACTCGGCGGTCCCGGAGGTCACGAGCCCGAGCGCCGCGGCGTTGGTGTCCTTGTCGAGGACGACGGGCAGGGGGAGCCGCTCGGCGAGCGCGTCGCGCAGCGGGAAGCCGTCCCACTGGGGGAAGCCGGTGACGCGGTGCAGCACGCCGGAGCCGTGGTCGAGCGGTCCGGGCGTGGCGACGCCGACGCCGAGCAACCCGCCGAGCAGCCCGCCGCCCGCCGCGCCGCCGGTCGCGCCACCGGTCTCCGTGCCAGTCTCCGTGCCGGCCTCCGTAAGGCCGGTCCCGGCGGTCCCGGCGGTCCCGGCGTCCGCGAGGAGCGCCCTGACCTCGGCGGTGGCCGCCGCGAGCGCCTCCTCCGCCCCCGCGCCGAAGTCGAAGGGCGCCGTGCGGGCGGCGACCGGTGTGCCCGCGAGGTCGACGAGGACGGCCGTCAGCTCATCGCGGTCGAGCTGCAGCCCGATCGCATGGCGCGCGCCCGGGACCAGGCGGAGCACGGCGGGCGGCTTACCGCCGGTCGAGGCGCGCTGACCGGCCTCCACCGCCAGCCCCTCCGTCCTCAGCCGCGCCGTGATCTTGCTGACGGCTTGAGGGGTGAGCCCGGTGTGGCCGGCCAGCTCCGGTCGGCTGACGCCGTCCTCGCCCGCGTCGCGCAGCAGACGCAGGACGAGCGCGGCGTTATGGCTGCGCAGGGCGGTCAGATTGGCTCCGGGCCCGGCCGCCCCCGACATGGTGCTGTTCACCCCTCCATTGTGGCCACCGCTTGCACTTTGGCAACACTGTTGCCAAAGTGGCCCTCATGGATGCCATGGATGACAGCAGTACCGTCCGCGTGGGACTGATCGGCTACGGCCTGGCCGGATCCGTCTTCCACGCCCCCTTGATCGCGGCCACCGAGGGACTGGTCCTGGACACCATCGTCACCTCCAGCCCGGAGCGGCAGCGGCAGGCACGCGCCGAGTTCCCCGCTGTCCGTCTCGTGGACTCCGCCGATGAGCTGTGGGGCCGGGCGGATGAGCTGGACCTGGTCGTCATCGCCTCCCCGAACCGCACCCACGTGCCGCTCGCCCGCACCGCCCTCGAGGCGGGGCTGCCGGTCGTCGTGGACAAGCCGCTGGCCGCGACCGCCGCCGAGGCCGAGGAGCTGGCCGCGCTCGCCGAGGCCCGCGGGCTGCTGCTGAGCGTCTTCCAGAACCGTCGCTGGGACAACGACTTCCTCACCCTGCGCGCGCTGCTCGCCGAGGGCGCGCTCGGCGACGTGCAGCGCTTTGAGTCCCGCTTCGAGCGGTGGCGGCCGCAGCTCAAGGGCGGCTGGCGGGAGTCCGGCGACCCGGCCGAGGTCGGCGGGCTGCTGTACGACCTGGGCAGCCACCTCGTCGACCAGGCGCTCACCCTCTTCGGGCCCGTCGACTCCGTCTACGCCGAGGTGGATGTGCGCCGCCCCGGGGCGCAGACCGACGACGACACCTTCATCGCCCTCACCCACACCAATGGCGTCCGCTCCCATCTGTGGATGAGCGCGATCACCGCCCAGCTCGGCCCGCGCTTCCGGGTGCTGGGCAGCGCGTCGGGCTATGTGAAGTACGGCCTCGACCCGCAGGAGGCCGCCCTGCGCGAGGGGCTGCGCCCCGGCGACCCGTCCGTTGAATGGGGCACCGAGCCGGAGAGCGAATGGGGCCGGCTGGGCGCCGGAGAGTCCCCGCTGACCGGCGGCGGGGTCCCCGTGCCGACCCTCCGGGGCGACTACCCCGCGTACTACGCCGCCGTCGCCGCCGCCCTCCGCGACGGCACCCCGCCGCCGGTCACCGCCGCCGAGGCCGCGGCCGCCCTGCATGTGCTGGAGGCGGCCCGGGTGTCGGCCGCGGAGCGCCGTACCGTCCGGATCGAGGTCCCCGCATGAGCGAGCACACCGAGCTGATATCCCGCATCGAGGAGCAGGAGCGCCGGCTGCGCCTGCCCCGCTTCGACAACGACGACGCCTGGCGTCTGGGCTGCCTCATCGCCGACCTGGCCCAGGAGCGCGGCGCCGCCGTCACGATCGGCATCCACCGGGCGGGGCAGCGGCTCTTCCACCGCGCCCTGCCGGGCACCTCCCCCGACAACGACGCCTGGCTGGAGCGCAAGTGCCGGGTCGTGGAGCGCTACGGGGCGAGCTCGTACCTCGTCGGGGCCCGCTTCCGCGCCAAGGGCAGCAGCTTCGAGGAGTCCTCCCGCCTGGACCCCGACCGGTACGCCGCGCACGGCGGCGCCTTCCCCCTCCATGTGACGGGCACGGGCGTCATCGGCGCGGTCGCCGTCTCGGGGCTGCCGCAGGCCGAGGACCACGCGCTGGTGGTGGAGGCGCTGGAGCGCTATCTGCCGACGACGGCCTGAGGCGGCCGTGCGGAGGGGCGGCCCCGACGGGGCCGCCCGCCCGGCATCCGGCTACGCGTCCTTGAACTCCTGGCGCTGGCGCCCCAGTCCGTCGATCTCGAGCTCGACGACATCGCCGGAGCGGAGGTACGGCTTGGGCTCGGGGCGGCCCATGGCCACGCCCGCCGGGGTGCCGGTGTTGATGACATCGCCGGGGTGGAGGGTCATGAACTGGCTGAGGTAGCGGACCACATGGGCCACGCCGAAGATCTGGTCCGCGGTGGTGCCGTCCTGCTTGACCTCGCCGTTGACCCACAGGCGCAGGCCCAGGGCCTGCGGGTCGGGGACCTCGTCGGCGGTCACCAGCCAGGGGCCCAGGGGGTTGAACGTCTCGCAGTTCTTGCCCTTGTCCCACTGGCCGCCGCGCTCGATCTGGAAGGCGCGCTCGGAGACGTCGTGGGCGATCGCATAGCCCGCGACCGAGGCGAGGGCGGCCTCGTCGGAGTCGAGGTAGCGGGCGGTGCGGCCGATGACGACGGCGAGTTCGACCTCCCAGTCGGTCTTCACGCTGCCGCGCGGGACGAGGACCGTGTCATCGGGGCCGACGACCGTGTCCGGAGCCTTCATGAAGATGATGGGCTCTTCGGGGGCGGTGGCGCCGGTCTCGGCGGCGTGGTCGTGGTAGTTCAGCCCGATGCACACGATCTTGCCGATACGGCCGAGCGGCGGGCCGATCCGCACCCCGCCGTCCTCGATCACGGGCAGCGCGTCGTCGCCCTCGGCGGCCGCTGCCGCGCGCAGCCGCGCGAGAGCGACCTCGTCGGCGAGGAGGGCGCCGTCGATGTCCGGGACCAGCGCGGACAGATCGCGCAAGGTGCCGTTCTGATCGAGCAGCGCGGGGCGTTCCGCGCCCGCCGGTCCGACTCGCAGCAGTTTCATCCCAAGACTCCCGAGGTCACAGGCCGGTGCGAGGCGCCTACCGGCTGATCGATCCTCCCTTCAGGGGCCTCCAGCCCGCAAGACCTCATTCACGGACTGGGACGGCGGTTTCACTCGTGATTTCGGCGGGTGCCGTTGTGGGCCCCGAGATGGGCCCCGTCGTGGGTGCCGTCACGGGTGCTGTCATGGGTGCCGTCAGCCGCGGTGCAGCAGGGCCCGTTCCACCGCCGTCCAGGTGGTGCTGGTCGCCAGGTACAGCGCCGCCGCCAGCGGGACCACGGCGGCGGTGACGAGGGTCCCGAACGACAGCAGCGGCAGCGCCCGGGCCACTCCGGGCGCCCCGGGGGCGGTCGTCCTGCGGGCGCGGAGGTACGTCCAGGTCGCCACGGCCGCGATCAGCGCGAAGAGCCCGAGGTGGACCAGACCCGGGGCCCCGCTGAGCGCCCCGCCCCACCGGGCGCCGAGCGGGGCCCCGGCGAGCGTGTGGTCGAGGAGGTCTCCGGCGCCGCTGCCGGTGGAGAACACGTGGTACATGACGAAGAAGACCGGAAGCTGGGCGAGCGCCGGGAGACAGCCCGCCAGCGGTGACGCACCCTCCTTCGCCCGCAGCTCCGCCATGGCGCGCCGCAGCCGCTCGGGGTCGCCCTTGTGCTTGCGGCTCAGCTCCGTGAGCTTCGGCGCGAGCGCGGCCCGCGCCTTCTCACCGCGCACCGCGGCACGGGCGAGGGGATGCAGTGCGGCGCGGACGCACAGCGTGAACAGGACGATGGCGGCCGCCGCCGCGGACGCGCCGAAGAGCGGGTCGAGGCCGCCCGCCATGGTGGTCAGCAGGGTGCCGAGGGAAGAGAAAAGGGACATGGGAGCCCTCCGCGGGTCTCGTCGTGCCGGAGTGAGGAAGACATCGGCGTGACGAGCCGCGTGGCGCGGCGGTACGAATGCTGGAGCTTCCGGGGCTCCGCCCCGGCCCCCGCTCCTCAAACGCCGGAGAGGCTGGGGGTCCGCCCGTAGAGCGAAATGGGTGCGCCTACGCGGCCGTCGGCAGACGACGGCCCGGCGCTCGCGGCCTCGGGCGTCCGGAGGCGTCGGGATCCCGCTGGGGCAGGAACGCCGTACGGCGCTCGCGGTCCCGTATCGCGGTGCGAATCCGCCCGGCGGAGGCGGGTATTCGGCTACGGGGGGCGAGGATCGCGCAGGTCAGCAGCGCCGTGGCAACGGCGGCCGTGGCCGCCACGGTGGCGGCGAGGGCGACGGCGCTGACGGCCCCGCTCTGCGCCAGCAGAACCCCGGTCAGCAGAAACAGGCAGACGCCGAGCCGCATGCGCAGCGCTTCGAGTCGTCGCGACACCGTCACACCCCCTCTCCCGGCCGGTCTCCCCTCCTGGCTCCGCCAGTCTAAGCGGCCTCGATGAAGTCCGGTGCGGTTCGGGTGCGCCCCGAAGGGGCGCGGGGCTGTGTCGATATGCGGCTCCGCCGCGTGGGACCAGCCACGACACAGCCGCGGATGAACGACCGCACCTCGCGGCACTTCCCGCGGAGCGCTTAGTGGCCCCCGCCGACAGCCCGTGGGGCGGCGGCCCGCAGCCGGGCCCAGACCACCAGGCGGTAGCGGGAGGTGAATTCGGGGGTGCAGGTCGTCAGGGTGAGGTAGTAGCCCGGTTCGGTGTAGCGGTAGCGGGGATGGGTGGAGCTGTACGGCACCCGGGCGACCACCGTGCCGTCGGCGGGCGAGGTGCGCGGCAGGGTGCGCTCGACCGTGTACGTGTAGCGGGCGTCGGCGGTGTCGATGCGCACCGTGTCGCCCGGGCGCACCTCGTCCAACTGCCGGAAGGGCTCGCCGTGGGTGTTGCGGTGGCCCGCGAGGGCGACATTGCCCGCCTGCCCCGGCTGGGCGGTTCGCGGATAGTGGCCCACGTACCCCTGGTTGAGCACCGCCGCCCGGCTGATGCCCTCGGCGATGGGCACCGTAAGGCCGATGCGCGGGATCCGGAGCACGGCGTACGCCTGGTCCCGGCGCGGTCCCTGGCCCTCGCCCCCGGTCGCCCGGTCACGGTCGCGGCCGTCCCCAGGAGGGGAATCGGAGGATCGCGTCGCCCCCGGCGCCGGTGTCGCTGACTCGGCGGCCCCGTCGCGCCACTGCCGCTCCAGTACGCCCACCTCGTGCCGTGCGCCCGCCCTGGCCTGCCGGTTGGTCCACCACAGTTGGTGGACGACCAGGAGCAGCACCACGAGCCCGAGGGTGACGGCGAGTTCACCGGCCGTCCACAGCCCCCGGGCGAGCACGGCCCGCCCTCGACGACGTCGCACGCGCGCACCATAGGCCAGGCCGCGCGCACCTGCCAGAGACAGGGCGCGGCTATCCGCCCATCACCCGCGAGACCGTATAGATCACCAGCCCGGCCAGGGCACCCACCACCGTGCCGTTGATCCGGATGAACTGCAGATCCCGGCCGATATGGGCCTCGATCTTCCGCGAGGTGTGCTCCGCGTCCCAGCCCGCCACCGTCTCGGTGATCAGCGAGGTGATCTCGTCCCGATACGTCGTCACCACATAGACGGCGGCGTCCTCCAGCCAGCCGTCGGCCTTGTCCCGCAGCCGTCGGTCCGTCACCATCCGCCTGCCCAGCGACAGAATCGCCGCCCGCGCCCGCTGCCGCAGCTCGCTGCGCTCGTCCTCGGCCGCCGTGACGATCATCGCCCGCACCGAGGCCCAGGCCGTGGCGATGATGTCCTGGACGTCGCCGCGCCCCAGCACCTCGCTCTTGACCCGCTCCACCCGCGCCCGGGTGTCGGTGTCGGACTGCAGATCCCCGGCGAAGTCGGTGAGGAAGCGGTCCAGGGCGCCGCGCGCCGGATGGGCGGGCATATCGCGCATCTCGGTGACGAAGCGCAGCAGTTCCTTGTAGACGCGGTCGCCGACCTTGCGGTCCACGAACCGCGGCGTCCAGCCGGGGGCACCGCCGGTCACGGCCTGCATCACCGATTCGTTGTGCTC is a window of Streptomyces violaceusniger Tu 4113 DNA encoding:
- a CDS encoding YidC/Oxa1 family membrane protein insertase; protein product: MSLFSSLGTLLTTMAGGLDPLFGASAAAAAIVLFTLCVRAALHPLARAAVRGEKARAALAPKLTELSRKHKGDPERLRRAMAELRAKEGASPLAGCLPALAQLPVFFVMYHVFSTGSGAGDLLDHTLAGAPLGARWGGALSGAPGLVHLGLFALIAAVATWTYLRARRTTAPGAPGVARALPLLSFGTLVTAAVVPLAAALYLATSTTWTAVERALLHRG
- a CDS encoding class E sortase, whose protein sequence is MRRRRGRAVLARGLWTAGELAVTLGLVVLLLVVHQLWWTNRQARAGARHEVGVLERQWRDGAAESATPAPGATRSSDSPPGDGRDRDRATGGEGQGPRRDQAYAVLRIPRIGLTVPIAEGISRAAVLNQGYVGHYPRTAQPGQAGNVALAGHRNTHGEPFRQLDEVRPGDTVRIDTADARYTYTVERTLPRTSPADGTVVARVPYSSTHPRYRYTEPGYYLTLTTCTPEFTSRYRLVVWARLRAAAPRAVGGGH
- a CDS encoding fumarylacetoacetate hydrolase family protein; the encoded protein is MKLLRVGPAGAERPALLDQNGTLRDLSALVPDIDGALLADEVALARLRAAAAAEGDDALPVIEDGGVRIGPPLGRIGKIVCIGLNYHDHAAETGATAPEEPIIFMKAPDTVVGPDDTVLVPRGSVKTDWEVELAVVIGRTARYLDSDEAALASVAGYAIAHDVSERAFQIERGGQWDKGKNCETFNPLGPWLVTADEVPDPQALGLRLWVNGEVKQDGTTADQIFGVAHVVRYLSQFMTLHPGDVINTGTPAGVAMGRPEPKPYLRSGDVVELEIDGLGRQRQEFKDA
- a CDS encoding DUF6412 domain-containing protein, producing MSRRLEALRMRLGVCLFLLTGVLLAQSGAVSAVALAATVAATAAVATALLTCAILAPRSRIPASAGRIRTAIRDRERRTAFLPQRDPDASGRPRPRAPGRRLPTAA